AAATGGTGTAAAAGGCCTTCTCTCTCCAGTTAAAGACCTCAGAGGCTACATTGGAAGAAAGACAAGGTGAAAACAGATAACAAATTGAGGTTAGGGAAAGGCTTCCAAGGCAAAACCTCAGTGAGGAACAGATACTATTCTGGGAAAAAAAGGTAACAGTTAGAGGTAAATGAAAGGTTTCTAGCAAGGAGAACAAGGTATGCTAAgactggaaacaaaataaaatattttactttctgaaaattgCAAGAAGTTCAGTAAGGCAGCTCTTAACATGTTATACAAATGACTGCTTGGTCTTGACTGCCTGGCCAAAAAAAtgcagataaagaaaaacaggtaCAGTTTCAAGATACCCTCAATATTTCTGTACATTCAGGAGATCAGAAAGAAATGTTATACTGACTGCTGGTATgagaaaaaatatgcaaataaacaaCATGAGTAGGCAGAATTGTTTAAAGTTGTTACTGTGGTGAGTGTTTATAGTAAAGGTTGTGCTTATTTTTTCAGAATCATCAGTATATGGAGAGGAAGAAtgttaaggaaaaatgaaacattaatttttaaatactttcttaaTCTCATTAATGGAGCTTTCTTGGTAAGTATCTTCAATAGctaggaaagaaaatttaatccatttttattggAAGTtactaaaaaataagaattggCTATCTTTTTTGCAGGTGCTTGGACTTTTACTTATGGTATTTGGTGCATGGCTTTTATTAGACAGAAATAGTTTTTTCACACTTTTGGGtatgtattttcctttatctcttaAGTGAAACAAGGCATTcaattttaaacaaatgcataTGTGTTTTATTCAGCAGGTGGCAGTATTTCTCTAAAATTCATTAAGTCCCGTCAAATTTTTCCTCGGAAGGTCTATGTCAGTTGGTTTTACAAACACCTCATTATATAATAAGACTTGAATCCAGGTCATAAAGTAGAAAGAATTTTGAGAGAGAGCTAGGAACTTTGGATATGAGGGATGAGAGAAATGGAGGATTGTGGTTGTTCTGATGACTTTGGACTTTTGCAGATCTGTAGACTTGAAAAGATAATGGAAATCAACATAGTTTCACTGCCCAAGTtaaataatctcttttaaaattcagttaccATATATTCTACGAGCACTTGGTTAGAAATAAAGTATTCTCTATGGAAACAACTGAAGTAtacatcaatggatgaatggatgaagaagatgtgagattacatattacattatattatattatattatatattatattatatcatattatattatatatactttagagtatatatatattagagtatatatatactttgtatatataaaatatttccccaatattaataaaataattgaatgcCTTCAACTTTATTAGAAAAAAGCTTTGGATTTCACATTAACCCTATTTTACCATTTTGTGGAGTGCTGTGGTTACTGTGGACTGAAGTTTCATAGACCAAGGGTTATATTCATGTAAATATCCTTGGTTGGCAGAAAGGaggccacatttcaaatgctcagtagccACAGGTGGCTATTGGGTGCTGGCTACCTTATCAGACCGCACAGATTAGGACATTTCCATTATCTCAATAAATTCTATTGAACACCACTGTTATTCACtaactatatggaaaaaaatcccTGTGTACTTTAGAGCCAACAGATTTATTAGTGGAtatcaagtaagaaaaaaatatgtaggaAAAAGCAAGCTAAATAAAGACTTACTATGTAATAAATACAGTGctacaaaatgttaaataatttatgtcaACTTCAGCTACAGCTAAGTGCCTGTTACCTTTCTTTCCTGTTTGTATCCTTTGCCTATGCAAGAGTATTCATGATGTTTGCTAACGGTAAACATCTGCTAAGAGTAAATGGGTGTGGGGagatctttctttctcctttccttcccctcaatGACAATAATAGCTTCCGGTCATTTAGCATGgactctgtgcccagcactgggctgAGTACATCCCATGCAGTATCTAATTTAATAACATAGTGATTAAGGTGGagcaaaaatcattttcttttctttttgcttccccTCCATTATAGACTTGACAAATAATTCTTATCAATCCTAATGTACTTGCTTGTGGAAAAAAACCTGCAAATTTGGTCAGAAACTTActttttaagttctattttttttagtcatgtatttaaaatacttagtgAAATCTCAATTAAGTTTTCAGTTAAATAACCAGTTTGAGGCAAGAAATGTTGggtcctcccctcttctttttctgtaactTTCAATTAATTTGCCTCTTTTTAACTTTCAGTTAATTTACCTCTTTTTAAGTCATTCTTCCCTCACCTCTCAATCTGTGATAACACCATGCCACTTGAGGTCTTCATCTATCCTCTGCCACTGTAATAGCTTCTGATAGCCTTGTCCTCTGATCTCCTTTCTCAGCCATCTTCCAAATGCCACGGAAGgaattaattcaaatttaaccaTGAAACATTGAGAACTTCTCTCTGGCCCCCCATTGTCATTATTTACTCACatgacaaatatttatagagcactttCTACACATTAGGCACTATCCCACGAGCTGAGGATACAGTAGCATATAAGAAAGATAAAAGGCCTGCCCTCATGGCACTTAATTCCAGTGAGGAAGACTGGAAAACAGCACACAAAATGCTCATAACTAAGACCCCTGCAAACCTTCCCTGTCTCACCTGCCTGAAACCGTAAGTGCCAGCAATGCTAAATTTCCTACCAACACTGCGTGGGTCTGTGTCTCGGGACGCTTCCACCATTCCAACCTAGAGATTCCCTGTTACAATGTAAAGCTAAGCTCGGGTGTTACCTTCTCCAGTGATCTTGCCAACCTCCACCTTCCAGCCTTCTCCCCTACTGGGTTAGGTGCCCTTGTCCccagtgatgtgctggtaaatgttcTGGGATAGAGTCTTGCATTTATGgtatttgctgatttctgtggtctAAATAATCCTATGATGGCCAATTTCAAGGGGCCAGTGTGGACTGAGTTGGCTTATggattttgtgaaaatttaaCAGTTGGCTTTTATGTGCCAAAACGGTCTGGTTCCAGCACACTGCTGCCCACTGCCTCTGCTCTTCTCCCGTAGAACCTAGGGCATATATAATCCATACAgtcctccctttttaaaatatttgttaagcacttAGTGTTCTACATCTGTGCTATAACACTAAGCATTTAACAGTTTGttgattacataaatatttagtcTCTAGTACAGACAGCCCAGTCTAGATGGGGAGAGAATAAAACAACTTTAATGGGGGCATATTAGCAATAAACTGAGGGTTTCATTCAAGGGAAACAACCCACATATGTTAggtgctcaaaatatttttgataaatgaatgaatgaatacataaatgttTGGAGGTACATTGGACATAGAAGCGTTCGCCCTAgaaaaaaattgtcttctttaGTAGAAGACAATGAAGAAAAGGTAAAGGTAAAGATATCTTCTGAGATTTAAGAAATTCCCTACCATgtcattaaaggaagaaaagttgtTGCTAAGAGTAAGAGGTGCTAGAATGaggttaaaaaagagagaaagaatccTAATGGTTTGGCAACAGCTGCTTAGGGAAACCTTGGGTTGCTGCATTTATTATTCAACAGAAAACAAGTATCACTTAATAATAAGTTATGTGTGTTTCCACAGATGAAAATAGTCACTTGGAAGTATATATTTTTCGAATTTTGATGGGAACTGGATCTGCTActgttcttctttgtctcttgggTTATTTGGGAATTCACAATGAAATCAGATGGCTCCTAATTCTGGTATGTATTTCATTTCAATAGCCTGAATTTGTATCTTCAATTTTCAGTGTTCAAGTCACCTAAGTGAGCAAGAATGACTTATGTTACTGTAACAATGCAGTGTAGTGTGCCCTTGGGAGAAAGGAGGTGAAGCGCTCCCCCTCAAGAATCTTTCCCAGTGGAATTTTCTTGGTGAGTTTTCTGTGGATCAAATCTGGACCTCAACACTTGCACACTTAGGTATTAATTTTCAACACACAGTCAATAGGAAGCCATCTCCTCAGGTGAACTACAATGAACCAAACCTAAATCGGAAGACTAAAATCAGAATAAAGTATGTTCAAGTCAATGAGCAATGAAAGTTAGCAAGGGAAAGGAGACATGGCTTTTACTGGGCACATTTTCTCTCTGTGGGAGTGCTATGTGGGAAGCTAACATATAACTGAGATCACAATTTATTatttaacaaagagaaataacTGCTGAGAGGACTAGATTTTGGCATCTGGCTCGCACACTATGTCTCCCCAGGCATGTAACATGAAAAGATGAATTATGGTCAGAAATACTGACCTGAACATGAGCCATTTACCATACACGTGACCAGCATGGATCACATCCCACAGATTTGGGTGAAATAGagcttttaacattttctttaaatcagatcAGTTTTAATTCACAGGCACTCTCCTGTTAAGCAGGTAGGAAATTCAACTGTAGCCAATGGAGTCTCTTGCTAGGATGGATGCAGAGATACTTAGCTTTTATGCAGCACTGAAATTCTGGGTGTTCACTATGGTTTCTGGTCATCAGTTTACACTGGTTACCATGAAAGAAAGCACTCAATTTCCCAGCTCACATGGTCCCTTCAGGTCTACATATTCTGCTGTTTGAATGGCCCTACAGTGGCAAAGGTAGGGTTGCTCTTCATCCGGTATATACCAGTACAGGTGTATCAGTGAAAATCATCTGTGAAGGATTGGTGAGTTGCCATTACCCCAGTTCCTTCCCTGcagttcccacccccacccccgagacCTGAGACATTCAACCCTGGCAGTGACACAACAATTAAAGGAATCATGCTTGACTCCTGCTTGCTTGACTCCTGGTGGGAAGTAGTTGCTGTCTAGTGTTAATAATTGCTGCCTATGATTATTTGACTGTTACCGCTGGCAGAAGCATTTTAGGCAAAACTGGAAATGATACCTTCAGTTTCCCTCTAGGGTCTTGCCACCTTACCTTGGCAATGCCAGGAAGCCAAGTGCTAACTTTTGTTGCTTTGGGAATCCACAGACTCTAGGATCAGTCTCTGCATCTTTTTAGTCTAAAAAAAGAACCTCACTTTCTCTTCTTATTCTCCTGAAACACCCACTCTCTATTCTCAaagtttatctttctcttcttctagGACCTTTAGCATAATTTTCTCATGGGGCTTCTGATTTTGGATATGGAAACCAGGACAGAAATGGCTTGCaggaatattttgatttttctccttgccACAATGTTCCATTTAGGCAAAGGAGATACAGTGCCTACTATTAATATAATGCAGGGTTtgaagatgggaaaggaagggggaaactAGAGGGAGAGAAACATAAACATCTTATAAGTTTCTGCCTCATGTGATTCAAGTATCAATGGCCTCCAACTGAGAAAGTCTGAGAGACCCCATCAAAAGGAATATACATGATACTGGGACCTGATGGCTTAGATCCTGGAGCCAAGATGCCATTCTCCCTTCTGGATACTCCATGGAAGGGTATTGCAACATTTTGCAATCATGGCATTTTTGCTATTCTTCTCTGAATTTACCCATACTCTTCTGATGGACACCCTTTTTCTTTAACCATGTTAATTCACACAGTCAAGCTATGGGCTAATATTATAGGCCTAAGCATTACTCTCTGCCTTAAATGTGATTTTGCATGTTCCTGCTCTAATCAAACAGACACTAATTTTGCAGTTTAACTCTTTGgtacaattttacttctttcttttaaaagttctcGGGTAGTCTctcactgtgctaagtgctaatAATTTTCAAAGGTAAAATCATGAATCACCTATATGTAAACGAGCATGTGTACGAGActttatttgaataattaattAACAATTAACAAAGGAACCAGTAAGAAGTAACAACTGGTTTAAATGAGAATTAGATTTGTGTGGATTTATAGTCTCTATAGACTGTAAACATTTGTATTTCCATGAATAGTAATCATTTGCATTACTTTGGACAGGGAACATTTGTATTGCTCTCAGAGTTCTGTAAGTTAACTCTCTACAGAATTAAATAATAGCTTAGTCAAAGGTAACATTTCATACCCTCGTAGGATCAGAAACCTGACACTGTCCACTAGACAACAACTtgtcattggaaaaaaaaaacagtaacatttttgTTTAGTTATTTCACACAATTTTTCCTGTCTCTACCAATCTcttggttgtgaagattaagtgaggtATTGTATATGGAACTATTAAACAACTAAACTTCTAAACATATCTAAAGACCATATTTTTGTCTctgaaaatagtaaatataatttatgtcAAGGAAGCAATTTTAATtgactattttaaagtattaaatgtttaaaatactaaGAACACTAACAGTAAatcattctttcatattttagtaaaatattcaGACTGCTAAGATTACCATGAATTCTAAATAATATGTACACTATGTGCCACTGTGAAGAATAAGACTGCAGTGGccataatgttaaaaaaaattagtcaaataAGCATGAAAGTAATTTTGTTTGGGTTTGgatagaaatattttcagttttcaaagaaataatccaaatgtgcATACACATATCACCAACTCCATTAGACCAGTCGGTTAGGGTTCTCATGAATACTATCACTTCTTTCTATCTTACTCTTATccaaatttcattgattttttttcttttccttttgtttcaatAATTTCACTCATGTATATGAGAGCAGGAAACTTCAGCAATGcctatgtacattttaaaactctaCGTATCATATGATGTGTACATTTTCCTATCATTGTAGCACCTAAAAAATATATTAGGAGCATAGCTCTTATCtctatatttcttttgtttcagtaTGCAGTACTGTTAACGTGGGCCTTTGGTGTTCAGGTTGTCCTTTCAGCTCTAATCTTCACAAAGAAAGACGAGGTATGGAAGCATCATTTGAAAAATCAGGAATATTGGATACTTTAGATTATTGAAACTTAACCCTGTATTAAAAGCTGAAGGTAAATGTCTTAGCAGGGAAAAAGGGCTCAATGGAAATACTAGAATTCTATATGGGATTGGAATAGTGGGCTTGAGAAACATGTCTTTAACTCTGTCTACAGAAGATTGAGAATATtgtaaataacaaaaaatgtaGGGGAAGAGGAGGTGATGCTTAGTGTGGGAAGTTCCAAACTGGCCTCCCAGCCAACCCTGGGTATCACTGCTGACCCCAATCACTACactatattctatttttgtaaagaaacattttcaacttacactaattttaaatttagcaatttcattcaaataaaatgtattgaataATCCATATATTTTGTACGGTATGGTTATGAGTgacataattaaattaattagaacaatatttatgtttttaaagttaagttCAAAAAATCACATAATAGATTGCCTGGAAAAACTTTTTGGTAATAAAACTTACCTGTTACAGCTGATAActccttttaattctttaagaaaTGTCAATGTTTCAGTGCAGTCAAGGTCTGTATTTGTATCAAGGAGATTGTCCTGTAGCGATAAGAATATGGGCTTGAAGTCATACAGATCTGCATATGACGAGATAGCAACAAGCCACTTAACAGCCTTAAGCCTGTATCTTCATCTACCTACGTTTAGAGTTATGATTAACTGACAATTTTAAAGTTCCTATCACAGAGTAGCTATTtgagagctctcttcctttccttcattgatttttttaaaaaaaattttttggggggagtaatcaggtttttatttatctttaatggaagttacaggggattgaacccaggaccttatgcatgctaggcccATACtttaccacggagctatacctttccccacCCTTCACTGATTTTGAAGGAGAAGTGATTAATTCCCATGCTCCCTAGCTTCAGATTCTCTCTATACATTGACTCCTAATTAATGGCCAAACCTCAACAAAATCTCTCCTATATAACTCCACTGCCCTTCAGCTTCATTTGCTCTCTTGTGCTTGATGTCTGTCTTGGATAT
This sequence is a window from Camelus ferus isolate YT-003-E chromosome 12, BCGSAC_Cfer_1.0, whole genome shotgun sequence. Protein-coding genes within it:
- the TSPAN19 gene encoding putative tetraspanin-19 isoform X2, with amino-acid sequence MLRKNETLIFKYFLNLINGAFLVLGLLLMVFGAWLLLDRNSFFTLLDENSHLEVYIFRILMGTGSATVLLCLLGYLGIHNEIRWLLILYAVLLTWAFGVQVVLSALIFTKKDEVRQMWHDEIDSVIIKYGSKDLPEDIPKWTILNALQKTGCENKINTWYHANVLTLIGINFGLLASEVLQVSLTISFFRHVKNRIYAEK